The Lysobacter enzymogenes genome window below encodes:
- a CDS encoding class I SAM-dependent methyltransferase — protein sequence MGTRNRRVPAPLAPAFRTSNRGGTPSPAGPTFATLQASRNRSLPMSAADRRNNRRTVAAYEGYARGYAAAVSATPSAQAAEDLRRFAAALAPPARVLDIGSGPGWDADFLETLGAQVRRTDVTAAFVRFQIERGKRAYPLDLLADEIEGTYDGVLMLYVVQHFERDQLDGVLGKLAQALHAGGVALLSHMLGEGDEWEGDAGDYRVVRWSAAAMDERLRRAGFAVEWESFIDSEQRPWRSVMVRKGG from the coding sequence GTGGGAACGCGCAATCGCCGCGTTCCCGCTCCCCTCGCCCCTGCGTTTCGCACATCGAATCGAGGCGGAACGCCCTCACCCGCCGGCCCGACCTTTGCTACGTTGCAGGCCAGCCGCAACCGGAGCCTGCCGATGAGCGCCGCCGACCGCCGCAACAACCGCCGCACCGTCGCGGCGTACGAAGGGTATGCGCGCGGCTATGCCGCCGCGGTGTCGGCCACGCCGTCGGCGCAGGCGGCCGAGGATCTGCGCCGCTTCGCCGCCGCGTTGGCGCCGCCGGCGCGGGTGCTCGACATCGGCTCGGGGCCGGGGTGGGATGCGGATTTTCTCGAAACCTTGGGCGCGCAGGTGCGGCGTACCGATGTTACGGCGGCGTTCGTGCGGTTTCAGATCGAGCGCGGCAAGCGGGCGTATCCGCTGGATCTGTTGGCCGACGAGATCGAAGGGACGTACGACGGGGTCTTGATGCTGTACGTGGTGCAGCACTTCGAGCGCGATCAGTTGGACGGCGTGCTGGGCAAGCTGGCGCAGGCGTTGCATGCGGGCGGCGTGGCGCTGCTGTCGCACATGCTCGGGGAAGGCGACGAGTGGGAAGGCGATGCGGGCGATTACCGGGTGGTGCGGTGGTCGGCGGCGGCGATGGATGAGCGGTTGCGGCGGGCGGGGTTCGCGGTGGAGTGGGAAAGCTTCATCGATAGCGAACAGCGGCCTTGGCGCAGCGTGATGGTGCGCAAGGGCGGGTGA
- a CDS encoding phosphocholine-specific phospholipase C, whose translation MSSPTRRDFLKLAGSAAALSLLPPSIRTALATPAARVTGTIQDVQHVVILMQENRSFDHYLGALRGVRGFDDPRPIPLPGGKTVFEQPKTASKPNEFVLPFHLDTAQTAAHCLADIDHSWKGAYSRWKDYNAWISVKGPMCMGHFTREDMPFYYALADAFTVCDAYYCSHHGPTNPNRMHLFAGTSGMTVGDLGPQAVNNADDGNWTGDASRDNPNFAGHKWTTYAERLQNAGIPWRVYQEHDNYGDNSLAYFAAFRKLDPSSQLYKRGRAIVPGSNEANAKTSRGEHLIAEFAKDVRNGTLPAVSWIVPSYIMSEHPSATPAYGESLTARLLEALVANPEVWSKTVFIINYDENGGFFDHLPAPLPAINADLGKSTVDTATENYNGIPVGLGVRVPMFVISPWSKGGWVNSQVFDHTSVLRFLEARFGVAEPNISAWRRTVAGDLSTAFDFATPNAAWPALPDTDDSMSNADASCRLAVPKPPAQQRLPKQERGQRPARALPYELQVGGRIEASSGRYWLDFGNSGVAGACFNVYAGNRGDGPWYYTLDPGTALSDYWSAKQVTKGVYDLSAYGPNGFLRAFRGDLNKALAADGANPEVTVRHDVAGERLLLELVNTGKAACTLTLKPNRYSGAAARTYTLAPGAKRSDSWPLAGGKRWYDLSVTSNKDTQYLRRFAGHAENGEDSVSDPAIGV comes from the coding sequence TTGTCATCTCCCACCCGTCGCGATTTCCTCAAGCTCGCCGGCTCCGCCGCCGCGCTGAGCCTGCTGCCGCCCAGCATCCGCACCGCCCTGGCCACGCCGGCCGCGCGCGTCACCGGCACCATCCAGGATGTGCAGCACGTGGTGATCCTGATGCAGGAGAACCGGTCCTTCGACCATTACCTCGGCGCGTTGCGCGGCGTGCGCGGTTTCGACGACCCGCGGCCGATCCCGCTGCCCGGCGGCAAGACCGTGTTCGAGCAGCCCAAGACGGCGAGCAAGCCCAACGAGTTCGTGCTGCCGTTCCACCTCGACACCGCCCAGACCGCCGCGCACTGCCTGGCCGACATCGACCACAGCTGGAAGGGCGCGTATTCGCGCTGGAAGGACTACAACGCCTGGATCTCGGTCAAGGGCCCGATGTGCATGGGCCACTTCACCCGCGAGGACATGCCGTTCTATTACGCGCTGGCCGACGCGTTCACCGTCTGCGACGCGTATTACTGCTCGCACCACGGCCCGACCAATCCCAACCGCATGCATTTGTTCGCCGGCACCAGCGGCATGACCGTCGGCGACCTCGGGCCGCAGGCGGTCAACAACGCCGACGACGGCAACTGGACCGGCGACGCCTCGCGCGACAATCCCAATTTCGCCGGGCACAAGTGGACCACCTACGCCGAGCGTTTGCAGAACGCCGGGATTCCGTGGCGCGTGTATCAGGAACACGACAACTACGGCGACAACTCGCTCGCTTACTTCGCCGCGTTCCGCAAGCTCGATCCGAGTTCGCAGTTGTACAAGCGCGGCCGCGCGATCGTGCCGGGCTCGAACGAAGCCAACGCCAAGACCTCGCGCGGCGAGCACCTGATCGCCGAATTCGCCAAGGACGTGCGCAACGGCACCCTGCCGGCGGTGTCGTGGATCGTGCCGTCGTACATCATGAGCGAGCATCCGTCGGCGACCCCGGCCTATGGCGAATCGCTGACCGCGCGCCTGCTGGAGGCGCTGGTGGCCAATCCCGAGGTGTGGTCGAAGACCGTCTTCATCATCAACTACGATGAGAACGGCGGCTTCTTCGACCATCTGCCGGCGCCGTTGCCGGCGATCAACGCCGACCTCGGCAAGAGCACCGTCGACACCGCGACCGAGAACTACAACGGCATTCCGGTCGGGCTCGGCGTGCGCGTGCCGATGTTCGTGATCTCGCCGTGGAGCAAGGGCGGCTGGGTCAATTCGCAGGTGTTCGATCACACCTCGGTGCTGCGTTTCCTGGAAGCGCGCTTCGGCGTCGCCGAGCCGAACATCAGCGCGTGGCGCCGCACGGTGGCCGGCGACCTCAGCACCGCGTTCGATTTCGCCACGCCGAACGCGGCGTGGCCGGCGCTGCCGGACACCGACGACAGCATGAGCAACGCCGACGCCAGCTGCCGCCTCGCCGTGCCCAAGCCGCCGGCGCAGCAGCGCCTGCCCAAGCAGGAACGCGGCCAGCGCCCGGCGCGCGCGCTGCCGTACGAGTTGCAGGTCGGCGGCCGCATCGAAGCGTCCAGCGGGCGCTATTGGCTCGACTTCGGCAACAGCGGCGTCGCCGGCGCCTGCTTCAACGTGTATGCGGGCAACCGCGGCGACGGGCCGTGGTACTACACGCTCGACCCGGGCACGGCGCTGTCGGATTACTGGAGCGCCAAGCAGGTCACCAAGGGCGTCTACGATCTGTCGGCCTACGGCCCCAACGGCTTCCTGCGCGCGTTCCGCGGCGACCTCAACAAGGCCCTGGCCGCCGACGGCGCCAACCCGGAAGTGACGGTGCGCCACGACGTCGCCGGCGAGCGCCTGCTGCTGGAACTGGTCAACACCGGCAAGGCGGCGTGCACGCTGACCTTGAAGCCGAACCGCTACAGCGGCGCCGCCGCGCGTACCTACACGCTGGCGCCGGGCGCCAAGCGCAGCGACAGCTGGCCGCTGGCGGGCGGCAAGCGCTGGTACGACCTCAGCGTCACCTCGAACAAGGACACGCAGTATCTGCGCCGCTTCGCCGGGCATGCGGAGAACGGCGAGGACAGCGTCAGCGATCCGGCGATCGGGGTTTGA